A stretch of Salvelinus alpinus chromosome 4, SLU_Salpinus.1, whole genome shotgun sequence DNA encodes these proteins:
- the cnot3a gene encoding CCR4-NOT transcription complex subunit 3a isoform X5, whose translation MADKRKLQGEIDRCLKKVAEGVEQFEDIWQKLHNAANANQKEKYEADLKKEIKKLQRLRDQIKTWVASNEIKDKRQLVENRKVIETQMERFKVVERETKTKAYSKEGLGLALKVDPAQREKEETGNWLTNTIDTLNMQVDQFESEVESLFIQTRKKKGEKEKQDRIEELKRFIERHRYHIRMLETILRMLDNDSVQVDSIQKIKDDVEYYMESSQDPDFEENEFIYDDLDLEDIPAALVATSPTGMGNIEDEMFLHSSSTPTSTTSSSPIPPSPATCTAENSEDDKKRGRSTDSDVSQSPAKNGTSSLLSFSSSANSGSSSSSSLVSMATVVGGNPGVPTSNSLIGSFSSAVQQHQLQPPQQPVLQPLLQPQQPQTKPCTPSPPSHPLLSTAPSLPTPTTPISASPNSLPQVSSGHILNSSLGLGLGLGKVGMTGTSSANSMSGLGLTGMSASLNTMAGLLSGSTHAPYAQAAALGGLGLSSTTQSSVSMESSSIPTSCSSGVTTNGAGTGLGLLGSSPAHGSLTGGILGLVPGQSVIPGPPQIPLSPVGAAPGGAVGMMGGNGGSMGPIGGVVGSNAAPARPPSGLKQNGSTSYSAVVAESTAESAFSTPSQSQSSQPSSLTSSASQPMDNGPSLISSITLPPSSPSPSFSDSIPGGGSLLNGPHSYTQASEGLKAPEPLSSLKAMAERAALGSGLDGEIPNLHLTDRDIFSGSSAAPGTPAAPQPSLSEVSIPPSLGVCPLGPTPLSKDQVYQQTMQESAWTHMPHPSDSERIRQYLMRNPCPTLPFHHQMPPHHSDSIEFYQRLSTETLFFIFYYLEGTKAQYLSAKALKKQSWRFHTKYMMWFQRHEEPKTITDEFEQGTYIYFDYEKWGQRKKEGFTFEYRYLEDRDLQ comes from the exons ATGGCTGATAAGAGAAAACTCCAAG GTGAAATTGACAGATGTTTGAAAAAGGTCGCTGAAGGCGTAGAACAGTTTGAAGACATTTGGCAGAAG CTTCACAATGCAGCCAATGCCAACCAAAAGGAAAAATATGAGGCAGACCTTAAAAAAGAGATTAAAAAGCTACAG CGATTGAGGGATCAGATAAAAACATGGGTGGCATCAAATGAGATCAAAGACAAAAGGCAGCTAGTGGAGAATCGCAAGGTCATAGAGACG CAAATGGAGCGGTTTAAGGTGGTAGAGCGGGAGACAAAGACGAAGGCCTACTCTAAAGAAGGCCTGGGGCTCGCCCTGAAAGTGGACCCAGCTcagagggagaaagaagagacGGGAAACTGGCTAACG AATACGATAGACACTCTAAATATGCAGGTGGACCAGTTTGAGAGTGAGGTGGAATCCCTCTTCATTCAAACCAGgaagaagaaaggagagaaagag AAGCAGGATCGCATTGAGGAGCTAAAGAGGTTTATAGAAAGGCATAGGTACCACATTCGCATGCTGGAGACCATCCTGCGCATGCTAGACAACGACTCGGTGCAGGTGGACTCCATCCAGAAGATCAAGGACGACGTGGAGTACTACATGGAGTCGTCACAGGACCCAGACTTTGAGGAGAACGAGTTCATTTACGACGACCTGGATCTGGAGGACATCC ctgCAGCGCTGGTGGCCACCTCTCCGACGGGCATGGGGAACATAGAGGATGAGATGTTCCTCCACTCGAGCAGCActcccacctccaccacctcctcctcccccatccctccatccccggCCACCTGCACTGCT GAGAACTCTGAGGACGATAAGAAGAGAGGGCGGTCGACAGACAGTGACGTTAGTCAG TCTCCTGCGAAGAACGGCACTTCCTCCTTGTTGTCCTTTTCCTCGTCCGCCAATTCCgggtcctcttcttcctcctctcttgtATCCATGGCCACCGTTGTCGGAGGCAACCCTGGGGTTCCCACAAGCAACAGTCTAATAGGAAGCTTCAGCAGCGCCGTGCAACAACATCAGCTTCAAcctccacagcaaccagtcctGCAGCCACTGCTACAACCACAACAACCCCAAACAAAACCTTGCACCCCCAGCCCACCCagccaccccctcctctccaccgccccctctctccccacacccACTACACCCATCTCAGCCTCCCCAAACTCCCTGCCCCAGGTCTCGTCTGGTCATATCCTCAACTCCAGCCTAGGCCTTGGGTTGGGCCTGGGTAAAGTTGGCATGACGGGGACAAGCAGTGCCAACTCAATGTCTGGTCTGGGCCTGACTGGGATGTCTGCCTCTTTGAACACCATGGCAGGCCTGCTCTCTGGGTCCACCCATGCCCCTTACGCCCAGGCAGCCGCGTTGGGAGGCCTGGGTCTGAGTAGCACCACCCAGTCCAGTGTCTCAATGGAGAGCTCCTCCATCCCCACCTCTTGCTCCAGTGGAGTGACCACCAACGGGGCTGGGACAGGCCTGGGCCTGCTGGGGTCCAGCCCAGCACACGGCTCCCTGACTGGGGGGATCCTGGGCCTGGTGCCTGGGCAGAGTGTGATCCCTGGGCCCCCTCAGATCCCTCTCAGCCCGGTCGGTGCTGCCCCTGGGGGGGCAGTGGGGATGATGGGAGGAAACGGAGGAAGCATGGGGCCAATCGGAGGAGTAGTTGGGTCGAATGCAGCCCCTGCCAGACCGCCCAGTGGACTGAAGCAGAACGGAAGCACAA GTTACAGTGCTGTGGTGGCAGAGAGCACAGCAGAGTCTGCCTTCAGCACACCCAGCCAATCACAGAGCAGCCAGCCTTCCTCGCTGACCTCATCAGCCAGTCAGCC taTGGACAACGGTCCCAGCCTCATCAGCTCCATCACCTTGCCCCCCAGCTCTCCGTCCCCCTCGTTTTCAGACAGTATCCCCGGTGGTGGGAGTCTCCTCAACGGACCCCACTCCTACACACAGGCCTCTGAGGGCCTCAag gccccGGAGCCTCTGAGTTCTCTGAAGGCGATGGCTGAGAGAGCAGCATTAGGATCAGGTCTGGATGGAGAGATCCCCAACCTGCACCTCACAGACAGAG acatctTCTCTGGTTCGTCGGCTGCCCCCGGCACGCCCGCGGCCCCCCAGCCCTCCCTGTCGGAGGTGAGCATCCCCCCTTCCCTGGGGGTGTGTCCCCTGGGTCCCACTCCGCTCTCCAAGGACCAGGTGTACCAGCAGACCATGCAGGAGTCTGCTTGGACACACATGCCGCACCCCTCAGACTCCGAGAGGATCAG GCAATACCTGATGAGGAACCCATGCCCCACCCTGCCATTCCATCATCAGATGCCCCCCCACCACTCAGACTCTATAGAGTTCTACCAGAGACTGTCTACAGAGACTCTCTTCTTCATCTTCTACtacctggag